The sequence GACCCACCACCCGTTCACCGCCCCGACCTCCGAGTGGGTCGAGGGCTTCGAGGACGATCCGGGGCGCGCCACCGCCCAGGCGTACGACCTCGTGCTCAACGGCTACGAGCTCGGTGGCGGGTCGATGCGGATCCACGACGCCGAGCTGCAGCGCCGGGTGTTCCGGTTCCTCGGCATCGCTGATCAGGAGGCCGAGAGCAAGTTCGGGTTCCTCCTGCGCGGTCTGTCGTACGGCGTTCCCCCGCACGGGGGCATCGCGTTCGGCTTGGACCGTGTGGTGATGCTGCTCACCGGTCGCAACCACATCCGTGATGTGATCGCGTTCCCCAAGACGCAGTCCGGCTGGGATCCGCTCACGGACGCCCCGGCGCCCTACGAGCAGGTGTCGCTGACCGAGCTCGGCCTGCAGGTTGCCCCACGCCCCAAGCGCCAGGTCAGTCCGCCCAGCTGACCGCTCGACGATCCGCGGGTGGGCGCCATCTTGCGCGCGTTGGCGCGTCCGGGACGTCCACGTCAGTGGTCCGTGTGTGCAGTTGTTCCCGCGGGCGGGAAGAGGTTGGGACGCCGATCGCGGTGCGTGGTCCGTGTGCGCAGTTGTTCCCGCCGCCGGCAACAGGCGCCTACACCGATCCCCGCGCACCTGGATGGCCGAGCCGGATCAGCTCGGCGCGCACCCGCGCCACCACCCCCGCGGGATCACGCCGCAGCTGATCGGTGGTGATGCGGAGGAACGACCACCCCTCGGCCTCGAGCTCCCGTTGGCGCGTCGCGTCAGCAAGGCGGTCGGGCGGGATGCCGTGGAACGTCCGGCTG comes from Actinomycetota bacterium and encodes:
- a CDS encoding DUF559 domain-containing protein, encoding MLRYVLDLAYPEVRLAIEADSRTFHGIPPDRLADATRQRELEAEGWSFLRITTDQLRRDPAGVVARVRAELIRLGHPGARGSV